A genomic stretch from Aminobacter aminovorans includes:
- a CDS encoding SDR family NAD(P)-dependent oxidoreductase: MAEKTEGRKTIVLTGASRGIGHATVKRFSREGWRVITCSRQAFSDDCPWPAGPDDHIKVDLADQGDVGSAVSEIRQRLEKEGGLLHALVNNAGISPKHKGGGRMNSIDTPMHVWRDVFQVNFLAPIMLARGLFKELAAAKGSVVNVTSIAGTRVHPFAGTAYATSKAALGALTREMAADFGPHGIRVNAIAPGEIDTAILSPGTEKIVETIPMRRLGLTSEVADIIYFLCSGQASYVTGSEIHINGGQHV; the protein is encoded by the coding sequence ATGGCCGAGAAGACCGAAGGGCGAAAGACGATCGTTTTGACCGGAGCCAGCCGCGGCATCGGCCATGCGACGGTGAAGCGCTTTTCGCGCGAGGGCTGGCGCGTCATCACCTGTTCGCGCCAGGCATTTTCAGACGATTGCCCGTGGCCGGCGGGTCCGGACGATCACATCAAGGTCGACCTCGCCGACCAAGGCGATGTCGGCAGCGCCGTGTCCGAAATCCGCCAGCGCCTGGAAAAGGAAGGCGGACTGCTGCATGCACTCGTCAACAACGCCGGCATCTCGCCCAAGCACAAGGGTGGCGGCCGGATGAACTCGATCGACACGCCGATGCATGTCTGGCGCGACGTGTTCCAGGTCAATTTCCTGGCGCCGATCATGCTGGCGCGCGGCCTGTTCAAGGAACTGGCGGCTGCCAAGGGCTCGGTGGTCAACGTGACCTCGATCGCCGGCACCCGCGTCCATCCCTTCGCCGGCACGGCCTATGCCACGTCCAAGGCAGCACTCGGCGCGCTGACCCGCGAGATGGCCGCCGACTTCGGCCCGCACGGCATCCGTGTCAACGCCATTGCACCCGGCGAGATCGACACTGCGATCCTGTCGCCGGGGACCGAAAAGATCGTCGAGACGATCCCGATGCGCCGGCTCGGCCTGACGTCGGAAGTCGCCGACATCATCTATTTCCTGTGCTCGGGCCAGGCATCCTATGTCACGGGCTCCGAAATCCATATCAACGGCGGCCAGCACGTTTGA
- the pcaD gene encoding 3-oxoadipate enol-lactonase, producing MQFTEIGGITLHHQLIGGPANKPVFVFVNSLGTDFRIWRDVIVRLAGDFPIVTYDKRGHGLSDVGTAPYRMDDHIGDLEGLLDHLNVKDAIICGLSVGGMIAQGLYARRPDLVRALVLCDTAHKIGTDDSWNTRIAAVEKNGIASIVDTVLKLWFTPEFHEQRKDDLTGYRNMLTRQPVAGYAGTCAALRDADYTEAAKAIAVPTLCVVGDQDGSTPPALVRALADLIPGSRFKIIDGAGHIPCVEKPDELTALIKNFVAQLPPQ from the coding sequence GTGCAATTTACTGAAATCGGCGGCATCACGCTGCATCACCAGCTGATCGGCGGGCCTGCGAACAAGCCGGTCTTCGTCTTCGTCAATTCGCTCGGCACCGATTTCCGCATCTGGCGCGACGTCATCGTGCGCCTCGCCGGCGACTTTCCGATCGTCACCTACGACAAGCGCGGACACGGCCTCTCCGATGTCGGGACCGCGCCGTATCGGATGGACGACCACATCGGCGATCTCGAAGGCCTGCTCGACCATCTCAACGTCAAGGACGCCATCATCTGCGGCCTCTCTGTCGGCGGGATGATCGCCCAGGGCCTTTACGCCAGGCGGCCAGATCTCGTTCGCGCGCTGGTGCTCTGCGACACTGCCCACAAGATCGGCACCGACGACAGCTGGAACACGCGCATCGCCGCCGTCGAGAAAAATGGGATCGCCTCAATAGTCGACACCGTGCTGAAGCTTTGGTTCACGCCCGAGTTCCACGAGCAGCGCAAGGACGACCTCACGGGTTACCGCAACATGCTGACGCGCCAGCCTGTGGCGGGCTACGCCGGCACCTGTGCTGCCCTGCGCGACGCCGACTACACCGAGGCGGCGAAGGCAATCGCTGTGCCGACGCTCTGCGTCGTCGGCGATCAGGACGGCTCGACGCCACCGGCGCTGGTGCGCGCCCTGGCCGACCTCATCCCCGGTTCGCGCTTCAAGATCATCGACGGCGCCGGCCATATTCCCTGCGTCGAAAAGCCGGATGAACTGACCGCTCTCATCAAGAACTTCGTCGCCCAGCTGCCGCCGCAATAG
- a CDS encoding aspartate aminotransferase family protein, producing the protein MDSQPNSPEARDKKFHMHAYTNARRHQEVGPLIIEKGDGIYVEDISGKRYIEAMSGLWSVGVGFSEKRLVDAATKQMAKLPYYHSFTHKGHSPLIDLAEKLVTMAPVPMSKAFFTNSGSEANDTAMKMIWFRSNALGQPERKKIISRKRAYHGVTIASASLTGLPNNHLSFDLPIANVLHTSSPHHWREALPGETEQQFSTRLADDLEKLILAEGPETIAAMFGEPVMGAGGVVVPPAGYWEKIQAVLKKYDILLVADEVICGFGRTGNMFGSETYAMQPDIMVMSKQISSSYLPISALMINDKVFEPIADESNRIGTFGHGFTAGGHPVAAAVALENLKIIEERNLVANAREVGAHMQKRLAKIASHDLVGEVRGVALIGAMELVTDKATKAPWGSVGALGGLVNGILQQNGIISRNMGDALAFCPPLIINDKQVDDIFDAVEKSLDEAAKQVKA; encoded by the coding sequence ATGGACAGCCAGCCGAATTCGCCCGAGGCGCGCGACAAGAAATTCCATATGCACGCCTACACCAATGCCCGCCGCCACCAGGAGGTCGGGCCGCTGATCATCGAAAAGGGCGATGGCATCTATGTCGAGGACATCTCGGGCAAGCGCTACATCGAGGCGATGTCGGGGCTGTGGAGCGTCGGCGTCGGTTTCTCGGAGAAGCGTCTCGTCGATGCGGCGACGAAGCAGATGGCCAAGCTGCCCTACTATCACAGCTTCACCCACAAGGGTCACTCGCCGCTGATCGACCTCGCCGAGAAGCTGGTGACGATGGCGCCGGTGCCGATGAGCAAAGCGTTCTTCACCAATTCCGGATCCGAGGCCAACGATACGGCCATGAAGATGATCTGGTTCCGCTCCAATGCGCTCGGCCAGCCTGAGCGCAAGAAGATCATTTCGCGCAAGCGCGCCTATCACGGCGTCACCATTGCTTCGGCAAGCCTCACAGGCCTGCCCAACAACCATCTGTCCTTCGACCTGCCGATCGCCAATGTGCTGCACACCTCGTCGCCACATCACTGGCGCGAGGCGCTGCCTGGCGAGACCGAGCAGCAGTTCTCGACCCGTCTCGCCGACGATCTGGAAAAGCTGATCCTGGCTGAAGGCCCTGAGACCATCGCCGCCATGTTCGGCGAGCCGGTCATGGGTGCGGGCGGCGTCGTCGTGCCGCCGGCGGGTTACTGGGAAAAGATCCAGGCCGTTCTCAAGAAGTACGACATCCTGCTCGTCGCCGACGAAGTCATCTGCGGCTTCGGTCGCACCGGCAACATGTTTGGCTCAGAGACCTACGCCATGCAGCCCGACATCATGGTCATGTCGAAGCAGATCTCGTCGTCTTATCTGCCGATATCGGCGCTGATGATCAACGACAAGGTGTTCGAACCGATCGCCGACGAAAGCAACCGCATCGGCACCTTCGGCCACGGCTTCACCGCCGGCGGCCATCCGGTCGCTGCAGCCGTTGCGCTCGAAAATCTCAAGATCATCGAGGAACGCAACCTTGTCGCCAATGCCCGCGAGGTCGGCGCTCACATGCAGAAGCGCCTGGCGAAAATCGCCTCGCACGATCTCGTCGGCGAGGTCCGTGGTGTCGCCCTGATCGGCGCCATGGAGTTGGTCACCGACAAGGCAACAAAGGCGCCATGGGGCTCCGTCGGCGCACTTGGCGGCCTCGTCAACGGCATCCTGCAGCAGAACGGCATCATCTCCCGCAACATGGGTGACGCGCTTGCCTTCTGCCCGCCGCTGATCATCAACGACAAGCAGGTCGACGACATCTTCGACGCCGTCGAGAAGTCGCTCGACGAGGCGGCGAAGCAGGTAAAGGCCTGA
- a CDS encoding GntR family transcriptional regulator — MNEGFALQMVEHDNLGEIVYGQLSDALIKGRFAPDARLTIRDLAQSLGTSVTPVRDAILRLIQDEALVQKSAREVRVPVMTLARYLEIRQIRMKLEGLAARETALKAEARDISRLRELIARNEQAIAGGDWPTALELNQTFHFALAEIASMTVLRGILNRLWLQMGPMIAASYQHGGRAMIDHHHVILAAIEARDADGAERAIVDDIRGASSVIIEQLAALKPAEGAA, encoded by the coding sequence ATGAACGAAGGCTTCGCCTTGCAGATGGTTGAGCACGACAATCTCGGCGAGATTGTCTACGGCCAGCTGTCGGATGCGCTGATCAAGGGACGCTTCGCGCCCGACGCGCGGCTGACGATCCGCGACCTGGCGCAGTCTCTGGGCACATCGGTGACGCCAGTGCGCGACGCCATCCTGCGCCTGATCCAGGACGAGGCGCTGGTGCAGAAGTCGGCACGCGAGGTACGCGTGCCCGTCATGACGCTGGCGCGCTATCTCGAAATCCGCCAGATCAGGATGAAGCTGGAGGGGCTTGCCGCGCGCGAGACGGCGCTGAAGGCAGAGGCCAGGGACATCTCCCGGCTGCGCGAACTGATCGCGCGCAACGAACAGGCTATCGCCGGCGGCGATTGGCCGACAGCACTGGAGCTCAACCAGACCTTCCATTTCGCGCTGGCCGAAATCGCCAGCATGACTGTGCTGCGCGGCATCCTCAACCGGCTGTGGCTGCAGATGGGCCCGATGATCGCGGCGTCCTACCAGCATGGCGGGCGGGCGATGATCGACCACCACCACGTGATCCTCGCCGCCATCGAAGCCCGCGACGCCGACGGGGCCGAGCGCGCCATCGTCGACGACATCAGGGGCGCGAGTTCGGTCATCATCGAGCAACTCGCTGCGCTGAAGCCTGCCGAGGGTGCGGCCTGA
- a CDS encoding NAD-dependent succinate-semialdehyde dehydrogenase: MYPEVKLFIDGKWTAAEGGKTIDVYNPATNEVIGKVASAGKGDLDRALAAAERGFKIWRKVSPYDRSKVLRRAADLLRERADAIAALLTQEQGKPVGEAKMEVLSSADLFDWFAEEGRRTYGRVIPARAPGIQQIVVKEPVGPVAAFTPWNFPISQAARKIGAALATGCSIIVKPPEETPASPACLGDVFRDAGLPDGVLNLVYGNPPEISGYLVPHPVIRKVSFTGSVPVGKHLAALAGTHMKRATMELGGHAPAMVFDDADIDQAAATLAASKFRNGGQVCVSPTRFLVQEGSHDRFLGKFVDYAKSVKVGDGLEASSRMGPLVNERRLEAVEALINEAVADGAKLETGGKRIGNKGSYFEPTVLSGVRTDMRIMNEEPFGPVALVMPFKTFEDVVTEANRLPYGLAAYAFTKSNKTVTDLGAEIETGMLTINHLGLALPETPFGGVKDSGYGSEGGTEALEAYLVTKFVTQSAV; encoded by the coding sequence ATGTACCCCGAAGTGAAACTGTTCATCGACGGCAAGTGGACGGCTGCCGAAGGCGGCAAGACCATCGACGTCTACAATCCCGCCACCAACGAGGTGATCGGCAAGGTCGCCTCGGCCGGCAAGGGCGACCTCGACCGTGCGCTCGCCGCCGCCGAGCGCGGCTTCAAGATCTGGCGCAAGGTGTCGCCTTACGACCGCTCCAAGGTGTTGCGCCGCGCCGCAGACCTGTTGCGCGAACGCGCCGATGCGATCGCCGCACTTCTGACGCAGGAACAAGGCAAGCCGGTCGGCGAGGCCAAGATGGAGGTCCTGTCCTCGGCCGACCTGTTCGACTGGTTCGCCGAAGAAGGCCGCCGCACCTATGGCCGCGTCATTCCGGCCCGCGCGCCCGGCATCCAGCAGATCGTCGTCAAGGAACCGGTCGGCCCTGTCGCCGCATTCACGCCGTGGAACTTCCCGATATCGCAGGCGGCGCGCAAGATCGGCGCAGCCCTTGCCACCGGCTGCTCGATCATCGTCAAGCCGCCGGAAGAGACGCCAGCCTCGCCTGCCTGCCTCGGCGACGTGTTCAGGGATGCCGGCCTGCCCGACGGCGTGCTCAACCTCGTCTATGGCAACCCACCCGAAATCTCCGGCTACCTCGTGCCGCATCCTGTCATCCGCAAGGTGTCGTTCACCGGCTCGGTGCCGGTCGGCAAGCATCTCGCAGCCCTCGCCGGCACCCACATGAAGCGTGCGACGATGGAGCTTGGCGGCCATGCCCCGGCGATGGTGTTCGACGACGCCGACATCGACCAGGCGGCAGCAACGCTTGCCGCCTCGAAGTTCCGCAACGGCGGCCAGGTCTGCGTGTCGCCGACACGCTTCCTGGTCCAGGAAGGCTCCCACGACCGCTTCCTTGGTAAGTTCGTCGACTACGCCAAGTCGGTGAAGGTCGGCGACGGCCTGGAGGCGAGCAGCCGCATGGGCCCGCTGGTCAATGAACGCCGGCTGGAGGCCGTCGAGGCGCTGATCAACGAGGCGGTGGCCGACGGCGCAAAGCTCGAGACCGGTGGCAAGCGCATCGGCAACAAGGGCTCGTATTTCGAGCCGACGGTGCTGTCGGGCGTGCGCACCGACATGCGCATCATGAATGAGGAGCCATTCGGCCCGGTTGCGCTGGTGATGCCGTTCAAGACTTTCGAGGACGTCGTGACCGAGGCCAACCGCCTGCCCTACGGGCTTGCGGCCTATGCCTTCACCAAGTCGAACAAGACGGTGACCGACCTCGGTGCCGAGATCGAAACCGGCATGCTGACGATCAACCATCTCGGCCTTGCTCT
- a CDS encoding NAD(P)/FAD-dependent oxidoreductase: METVDCIIAGAGVIGLAVARELSRLGMETIVVEAADAIGTETSSRNSEVIHAGIYYPPGSLKAELCVAGRDKLYAYAAERGVPHKRCGKLIVATLAEQVSTLKGIVDQARANGVDDLVLLDAAGARAMEPSLACHAAVLSPSTGIVDSHALMLSLLGEAEGHGTMLSLNTEIVSGRLEAGRFVLQTLDSSNGMSFEITARHFVNAAGLGANRLAASLDGLDPRFVPELRYARGNYFSVTGKPAFSRLIYPVPEPGGLGIHLTLDLNGAMRFGPDVEWIETKDYSVDPCRADHFYGEIRKYWPALADDSLSPTYSGIRPKLAGPGELVADFVIQGPEVHGVVGLVNLFGIESPGLTSSLAIAELVAEKLKRTYV, translated from the coding sequence ATGGAGACGGTCGACTGCATCATCGCCGGTGCCGGCGTCATCGGCCTTGCCGTGGCGCGAGAACTGAGCCGACTTGGCATGGAGACGATCGTCGTCGAGGCGGCCGATGCCATCGGCACCGAAACCAGTTCACGCAACTCGGAAGTGATCCACGCCGGCATCTACTATCCCCCGGGGAGCCTGAAGGCTGAGCTGTGCGTCGCCGGTCGCGACAAGCTCTATGCCTATGCCGCCGAGCGCGGCGTCCCGCACAAGCGCTGCGGCAAACTGATCGTGGCGACGCTTGCGGAGCAGGTGTCAACGCTGAAAGGCATCGTCGACCAGGCGCGGGCCAACGGCGTTGACGACCTCGTCCTGCTCGACGCCGCAGGAGCCCGGGCAATGGAGCCGTCGCTTGCCTGCCACGCCGCGGTGCTGTCGCCATCGACCGGCATCGTCGACAGCCATGCGTTGATGCTGTCGCTGCTCGGCGAAGCCGAAGGGCACGGCACCATGCTCAGCCTCAACACCGAAATCGTATCAGGCCGGCTCGAGGCGGGCCGCTTCGTGCTGCAGACGCTGGACAGCTCAAACGGCATGAGCTTCGAGATCACGGCGCGGCATTTCGTCAACGCCGCCGGCCTCGGCGCCAACAGGCTCGCGGCGTCGCTGGACGGGCTCGACCCACGGTTCGTGCCTGAGCTTCGCTATGCCAGGGGCAACTACTTCTCGGTGACGGGCAAGCCGGCCTTCTCCCGGCTGATCTATCCGGTGCCGGAGCCGGGCGGGCTGGGCATACACCTGACGCTCGACCTCAATGGCGCCATGCGCTTCGGCCCCGACGTCGAGTGGATCGAGACGAAGGACTATTCGGTCGACCCGTGCAGGGCCGACCATTTCTATGGCGAAATCCGCAAATACTGGCCTGCCCTCGCCGACGACAGCCTGAGCCCGACCTACAGCGGCATCCGCCCCAAGCTTGCCGGCCCTGGCGAGCTCGTTGCCGATTTCGTCATCCAGGGACCCGAGGTCCATGGCGTCGTCGGACTGGTCAACCTGTTCGGCATCGAAAGCCCGGGGCTGACCTCTTCGCTGGCGATCGCCGAACTGGTGGCAGAGAAGCTGAAGCGAACCTATGTCTAA
- a CDS encoding efflux RND transporter permease subunit, with the protein MKGFNLSDWALNHRSLVWYFMLIFTVAGVFAYLNLGREEDPSFTIKTMLIQANWPGASVDETTRQVTDRIEKKLEELESLDFSRSVTTAGQTIIFVNLKPTTKARDVAPTWVQVRNMVNDLRPNFPQGVQGPFFNDRFGDVFGNIYAFTSDGLSMRQLRDYVEMVRTRILTIPNAGKVELIGAQDEVIYLEFSTRQIAALGLNQQAVVASLQAQNAVSPSGVIEAGPERIAVRVGGQFASEESLKAINLRVNDRFFRLSDVATISRGYLDPPTSLFRVNGEPAIGLAIGMKPNANLLEFGDALKALMAQVTGELPVGVGVHQVADQPVIVEHAVSGFTRALFEAVAIVLAVSFISLGMRAGFVVALSVPLVLAITFLVMAYMGISLQRISLGALIIALGLLVDDAMIAVEMMVARLEVGDSLRKAATYVYTSTAFPMLTGTLVTVAGFIPIGLNTSQAGEYTYTLFVVIAVSLLLSWIVAVLFAPLLGVTLLPPTMKKHDERPGRFAAGFSRLLRLAVRRHWLTIIATIVAFVLSVVGLTFVQQQFFPPSDRPELIVDWNLPQNSSIAETRAQIERFEEIALKGNADIDHWSSYIGQGAVRFVLAYDVQPANPYFGQTVIVTKDLEARHRVQPAIEKILREQFVGTDTYVKTLELGPPVGRPVQYRISGPEVQTVRALSQQLAGVISANPKLQAPSFDWNEPERVLKVEVLQDKARQLGITSEDIASAMNSVVGGVAITQVRDATYLINVVVRAQDAERGSIETLRNLQIPTGGGESIPLATVADFRYEIEQPTVWRRSRLPTITVKAGMVGNALPDTVVAELKPAIDAFAAKLPDGYTVVTGGSVEESANSQGPIIAVVPLMLFIMATVLMLQLQSFQRLFLVVAVAPLGLIGVVAALLPTGQPLGFVAILGVLALVGILIRNSVILIVQIEELIATGTDRWHAVIEASEHRMRPIALTAAAASLALIPIAREVFWAPMAYAMMGGILAGTAITLLFLPALYVAWFRLKEPDEAGSATTEAMEPPAA; encoded by the coding sequence GTGAAGGGTTTCAATCTTTCCGACTGGGCGCTGAACCACCGCTCCCTGGTCTGGTACTTCATGCTGATCTTCACCGTCGCGGGCGTCTTCGCTTATCTCAATCTCGGCCGCGAGGAAGACCCGAGCTTCACCATCAAGACGATGCTGATCCAGGCCAACTGGCCGGGCGCCTCGGTCGACGAGACGACGCGGCAGGTGACCGACAGGATCGAAAAGAAGCTCGAGGAGCTGGAGAGCCTCGACTTCAGCCGCAGCGTGACGACAGCCGGCCAGACGATCATCTTCGTCAATCTCAAGCCGACCACCAAGGCGCGCGACGTGGCCCCGACCTGGGTGCAGGTCCGCAACATGGTCAACGACCTCAGGCCAAACTTCCCGCAAGGGGTGCAGGGCCCGTTCTTCAACGATCGTTTCGGCGACGTGTTCGGCAACATCTATGCCTTCACCTCGGACGGGCTGTCGATGCGCCAGCTGCGCGACTATGTCGAGATGGTGCGCACACGCATCCTGACCATTCCCAATGCCGGCAAGGTCGAGCTCATTGGCGCGCAGGACGAGGTCATCTATCTTGAATTCTCGACGCGCCAGATCGCGGCACTCGGCCTCAACCAGCAAGCCGTGGTCGCCAGCCTGCAGGCGCAGAACGCGGTGTCGCCGTCGGGCGTGATCGAGGCCGGGCCGGAACGGATCGCTGTGCGCGTCGGTGGCCAGTTCGCCTCCGAGGAGAGCCTGAAGGCGATCAATCTCAGGGTCAACGACCGCTTCTTCCGCCTGAGCGACGTCGCCACCATCAGCCGCGGTTATCTCGATCCGCCGACCTCGCTGTTCCGGGTCAATGGCGAACCGGCGATCGGGCTGGCCATCGGCATGAAGCCGAACGCCAACCTGCTGGAGTTCGGCGACGCGCTGAAGGCGCTCATGGCGCAGGTAACCGGCGAATTGCCGGTCGGCGTCGGCGTGCACCAGGTCGCCGACCAGCCGGTCATCGTCGAACACGCGGTGTCGGGCTTCACCCGAGCGCTTTTCGAGGCCGTGGCAATCGTGCTCGCCGTGTCCTTCATCAGTCTCGGCATGCGCGCCGGCTTCGTCGTCGCGCTTTCGGTTCCGCTGGTGCTGGCCATCACCTTCCTGGTCATGGCCTATATGGGCATTTCGCTGCAGCGTATTTCCCTCGGCGCGCTGATCATCGCGCTCGGCCTGCTCGTCGACGACGCGATGATTGCCGTCGAGATGATGGTGGCGCGGCTGGAGGTCGGCGATTCGCTCCGAAAAGCCGCGACCTATGTCTACACCTCGACCGCGTTTCCGATGCTGACCGGCACGCTGGTGACGGTCGCCGGCTTCATCCCGATCGGCCTCAACACCAGCCAGGCAGGTGAATACACCTACACGCTGTTCGTCGTCATCGCCGTCTCGCTCCTGCTGTCTTGGATCGTGGCCGTGCTGTTTGCACCGCTGCTCGGCGTCACGCTGCTGCCCCCAACCATGAAGAAGCATGACGAGCGGCCGGGCCGATTTGCTGCGGGCTTCTCGCGCCTGCTGCGGCTTGCCGTGCGCCGCCACTGGCTGACCATCATCGCCACCATCGTCGCCTTCGTGCTGTCGGTGGTGGGGCTGACCTTCGTGCAGCAGCAGTTCTTCCCGCCGTCGGACAGGCCCGAGCTGATCGTCGACTGGAACCTGCCGCAAAACAGCTCGATCGCCGAGACACGTGCCCAGATCGAGCGCTTCGAGGAGATCGCGTTGAAGGGCAACGCCGACATCGACCACTGGAGCTCCTATATCGGCCAGGGCGCGGTGCGCTTCGTGCTGGCCTATGACGTGCAGCCGGCCAACCCCTATTTCGGCCAGACCGTGATCGTGACCAAGGATCTCGAGGCGCGGCACAGGGTGCAGCCCGCGATCGAAAAGATCCTGCGTGAGCAGTTCGTGGGCACCGACACCTACGTCAAGACGCTGGAGCTCGGCCCGCCAGTGGGCCGACCGGTGCAGTATCGCATCAGCGGTCCGGAGGTGCAGACTGTGCGGGCGCTGTCGCAGCAGCTCGCTGGGGTCATTTCGGCCAATCCCAAGCTGCAGGCGCCAAGCTTCGACTGGAACGAGCCGGAGCGCGTACTGAAGGTCGAGGTGCTGCAGGACAAGGCGCGGCAGCTCGGAATCACCTCCGAGGACATCGCCAGCGCCATGAACAGCGTCGTCGGTGGCGTGGCAATTACCCAGGTGCGCGACGCCACCTATCTGATCAATGTCGTGGTGCGGGCGCAGGATGCCGAACGCGGCTCGATCGAAACGCTGCGCAACCTGCAGATACCTACCGGAGGCGGCGAATCCATCCCGCTCGCGACGGTGGCCGACTTCCGCTACGAGATCGAGCAGCCGACGGTCTGGCGCCGCAGTCGCCTGCCCACGATCACCGTCAAGGCGGGCATGGTCGGCAACGCCCTGCCCGACACGGTGGTCGCCGAACTCAAGCCAGCGATCGACGCCTTCGCGGCCAAGCTGCCCGACGGCTACACGGTGGTGACCGGCGGTTCTGTCGAGGAAAGCGCCAACAGCCAGGGACCGATCATCGCCGTGGTGCCGCTGATGCTGTTCATCATGGCAACGGTGCTGATGCTGCAGCTGCAGAGCTTCCAGCGGCTGTTTTTGGTGGTGGCTGTCGCACCGCTCGGCCTGATCGGCGTGGTGGCAGCACTGCTGCCGACGGGCCAGCCGCTCGGCTTCGTTGCAATCCTCGGCGTTCTGGCGCTGGTCGGCATCCTCATCCGCAACTCGGTGATCCTGATCGTCCAGATCGAGGAGCTGATCGCCACAGGGACAGACAGGTGGCACGCGGTGATCGAGGCGTCGGAACACCGCATGCGGCCGATCGCCTTGACCGCCGCAGCCGCCAGCCTGGCGCTGATCCCGATCGCGCGCGAGGTGTTCTGGGCGCCGATGGCCTATGCGATGATGGGCGGCATCCTGGCCGGCACGGCAATCACGCTACTGTTTTTGCCGGCACTCTATGTCGCCTGGTTCAGGCTCAAGGAGCCGGACGAGGCCGGCAGCGCCACGACCGAAGCGATGGAACCACCGGCGGCGTAG